GGAATATTGTATTTCATTTGTCAACAGTTCTTTTTCCTCTATACATAAACACAGGAAGTTACAGGCTGTACGTTGCAACCAGTGTTTATAGGAACTTGTTTTCACCTAAACAAATCCGTCGGAAAGTCATGAGGAATAAATGTGTTTGTATTTCAATATTTCTGCTTCCTTTAAATGTTAGGATGCTAAAGTTAGTTTACAATGACTTGAAGTTAgtgtaaaaaaataacaaataatcaaacaatTAATAAGATTACACAATAATGGAATTATCTTGAAAACTGTACAAACTCTTCCTATAaatctttaaataaaattcCATTGCAGCGCTTTGAAATGGAAACTCGCGCGGTAAACACAAAATCGgctgcttaacagcttaatgaaattggacccaggtctGTGCAAGGATTCCAAGGCCCACTGCATCATTGCGTTAAGTAATTttgaaagagtttttttttttctggtcagATCAGGGCTTAAATTCATGGCTCTCCTTACCGCCGAATTCGGCGCTTACGGTCACCATTTTCGCTTACAAGCAAGCGCCGAATCTCTGCGCTAGCTGTTTaggcatagaatgcctagtaatgtggagtacgcacgcgcagaagccaaaattccctgctaacctgagAAATACGCCTGATGAACAAGCACGGaattcctgcttccgtaagcgccgattctttgctgaCGGTAAGCTGAGCCATGAGATTGGGGCCCAAGTGTTTCAAGAAAGTTTGAAAATCAGGAAAAAGGAGATATGGATGTTAATTCATGAAATCTGTCCAACAAATCCTGACAAAAAACGAGCTAGCCAAACACCTACCTAAGATAGCTCTAAGATGACCTTCCAGAGTTTGTAAGACTACTTGTCGAATCTCGTTGGTAGAACGACCCAAGAACTGTTCACAAGCTGTGGCTAACAGTCCCTCCTCTGTCATGACCTTGACTTGGGCCACCCCTGTGACTGTGAGGGGCACACCCATCGATGTCTCTACATTTTCACACTTGGGGTTGAGGGTCATGACCTCCAGGGTGATCctagaaagacaaaaaaacaatcttctAAAGAATCGTACAAATATAGAGAGAATTTATGAAATTGAGGTGGGtttttcaagttatttttacaaaaaaacgcCAAGATTTAAATGTccaattcaaaataaaaataagcctttttgatggctcaaaaacaaaacaaagtaagtGGAGTGTTTTGGAAAATAATTTCAATTCTTGAGCTACATTtgagtgttgatgtttttctttaaaactcaAATATTGCACACTTATTCTGTTATCTATGGGCACTAAGGCAGACAGAAACTTGCTATTATCAACTGCTCACAAGAAGGTGCAATGTTCCCCTTATTTccccaaccagggcccaatttcatagggctgcttaactgtaagcaaatttgtgttcttactgcagcagaaaaacttgcttagcctaagcgtatttcacaggttagcagaaaaattgggtggccatattgcgtgtttaccgtggatttgcattgtgaagtCATTTATGTTTGTGCGATAAGCACCGGatggttagcatgccttttggTGTGCTtctggttagcagcgctatgaaatagaaattgcacagtaagcataAAATCAGCCGCTGAGcaacgctatgaaattgggcccagaagtgCAACTGTGCACACTCAATAAGCAATTTACATTCTCCACGGGAACCATCTTGAAGACAGTGTACTCACTTTTGGACATCTGATACCATCCACCACGCCCAGGTCCATCCTCCGATGATGTACTTCTTGGAACCACTTCCACAACATCCACCTAGACAAGGAATTAAACAAGATTCAAACAAATACCTCAGGAAGTTCTGGTTTAGCCAGAGAGTGGTAACTTATTGAAAGAGAGGCAAGTGCAGCTACAAGTGTGAACACTTTCAAGGGACTTGTGGACAAattcttaaataataataattacacacaGCTTGTATAGCGCTTCACACATATATCATTGGGGGGCTTTACATTATAAGCTTATCTAAGCTGTCTGCCCCAGTAACCAGGACCACCGTCTCTTCCCATGTGTGATGGCGTCGGTAGATTCAAGTAAGTTCAAGTAAGTTTGTGTCTTGCAgtgaaacaatggaaattatTCTCTGTACAGTTATGAAAATAATTGTGAGGGTAGAGTGAGTGGGATCGCAACAATGATttcatcataattttttttacaatgtaagTATAATTTCTTGTTAGTTAATAATTTTGTGCAATTAGCTtaaaaagaacacaactttCTTGAATCTGTAGAAATAGCTATTTCCTTTTTGATCTAACATTTctggtcaaatcggcaaaaaatttAAGAATCTTAAATTAAaaccacctacatgtatggttaTTTATGGATCCTTCAACACAAAATCCAACACCAAAGTTAGAGAGTCTAAAACCTGATCCATGTTACCAGATCAGAGGGGGTGGAGGCGGGTCTGCAGGGCCTCCGCTCTCAGAAACATTGTCCCCATAATAATGAGACTTAAACAACAACGCACAAATGAATGGTTCGGATAACTTTcggtatggcgccaccactttttcactcatctttacaaaaagggatatctcattgatgaggtaaattagaaactttattatttcatatcaaatgataaagtggtggcaccatacggaaaattttccattaataataaacaagtaaataaaaaataataaaagtaataattaataaatgaataaaaatggaTCTGCTGGTAAAatagaaatattattattaaaacagttGATTTAATGGCCTCTTTTGCCACTGCACTGCAGTTACAAGCCATAGACTGCAACGTGTGATGATGGGGATGGATGGGTGAGGTTTCCTAAACACTTTAACCAAAAATGGCTTGGATTGGAGTGGGGACTGGGGtgatcaaaacaaaagaaatacaaCAAGTTGTAAACCAAAGTACAAAGTTAAAACATATACATCTACATCTACTCAACTAGTAGTACTGCTACTTATCTAAACATAtctaaaaatgtgtaaattttACTGATATTGATAAGGCAAAGCTAAGTGTGAGGTGCCCAACAAAAGCGTAGAGTCGGGTTCAATACGGCCTAGCAATGGATAGATCGAACTTAATTAAATTTGTCAAAACACTGATTGAACCGAGCTGAAAATATCTACCAAAAGCAGGTATAATGCAGAAAAAACATACCTGAAACAACCATAGCCTCATTGGGCCCTACTGTGTTTACATTCCCCATAGTGCTGCTTCGTGAAGGCTGAAGAAAACAACGATTTTAACACACGGcaacagcagccacagcctACAAATGGCAACTATTTTGGTCGTGTGTATTTTGATGTGTGTACGGTTTGGTGTGTGGGATGTACGCACGTAATCAACTCTCCTATAGTTACTGCACAAAAATTTCCACAACAAGAAAGATGGCCGATAGCACCCACCAAATTAGTTTCCTACGCTTGTTCAGGGAATCATAGATTCTTCAGTTATTTTATTTACCGCTTATATTCTAATTGTTCAGCACACAGATTTTAGCTTTCcattaaaacttaaaaattctGGCGACACTAATTTGTATTATAAGATGAGGACAGGGTAAATAACATGCAATGTTACTTCAAAGATTCGTGGGAACTGAAACCAGAATGGTCACGTGGTAAAGGGTGGGACGCGTTgggtttgtgtacattgtacaaggtGCATTAAtttacacatgtacatacatgacaTACATCAACAATGTGTAGTGGGTTACGCAAGTATGAGTACATTGCAAAACACGGGACACTTTGAGCAGCAGTAAATTTCCATCGGCGATGATTCATCAATGGCCATGATCATTATCatcatggaaaaaaaagaagcaaaattCGTGTTTGTACTACTCTCTCTGTAGATAATAAACCTGACGTTTTCCTACACAAAATATTTTCCGACAATTTTTAGTCCATCCCCCATCCCAAAGTGTTTTGTTAAAATTGAAAATGGGTGTAGTACGGGACGAGGGCGCTGTTCTGTGATGAACACCGGGTATTAATTTGTCACGCCCTGTTGGATGCCTTTTGAATCAAGTGCGCTTGTCATTCGTCGTAAGGTACCAAGAAACCACAGAGGTATAGTTCTACATCCGAGTTATTCCTCCTTGATCCGAGGGAATCCTAACCAGGAATAATGACCacttgtttatttaaaaatccGTATCTCGGTCCGTATCTCGGACCAGGCCTGATGAAAAAATGACTCAATTTCACCTGAGGGACACGTGCCTTTTGGATCGGGCGCCTTTGGATCGTTGCACAGATTTTGTGAGCGAGTTGGAGGGGGGGGCAGAGCCTCGCTTGTGTTGTCGGCATTATTGACAGCAACCTTTTCGTAGTAAAGTCTAACCTTACGGATTCGAAAGCATCAGTAGCTGTTAATCCCCGAAAAAAACTGTGAGGTCACAGAGCCGCCGTTATTGGGTTCTTTGTTGGCGTTTGGTCTTGCTTTGAAACCTGTGTTCTCCCCCTCACAACTTTGTCTTGCAAAGGGGTTCAACATGGTATAGATCCCAGTTCGGTCCCCCGGAGATTCGTTCGGTCTCCCCCGGCCGGAGGAGGGCGCTCAGAAGAAGTTTATAGTGATAGGTCAATGGGGATCGAATCTCCGGCGCCAGGTAGAACAGCCACTTCGTCCAAGTCCGAACCAACCCCTTGAACACAGCTACTAGGTTGCACCTCCGACCAACGCGCCTTTTGTGCAAATTTTTGGAGTGACAAAAAAATGGCAGGGGCAGACTGCACGTATGGACGGTGGTATAGACTTGACACAATCCCGTTccattgttttgtgatgctctgcattccccaacctgttccgcacgcgggcgggaccacaatagctacattttgacggcgggtatgctttaaagacagtggacactattggtaattgtcaaagaccagtcttctcacttggtgtatctcaacataatttgtatgcataaaacaacaaacctgtgaaaatttgagctcaatcggtcatcgaagttgcgagataataatgaaagaaaaaaacacccttgtcacacgaagttgtgtgctttcagatgcttgatttcgagacctcaaattctaaacttgaggtctcgaaatcaaattcgtgaaaaaatacttctttctcgaaaactacattacttcagagggagccatttctcccaatgttttgtactatcaacctctccccattactcaataccaagtaaggttttatgctaataattacttttgagtaattaccaatagtgtccactgcctttaaaggaacacattgccttggatcggtcgagttggtctttgaaaagcgtttgtaaccgttttttataaaatgcatatgggtagaaagatgttgtaaaagtagaatacaatgatccacacaaacatgcctcaaaattgcgtggttttccttttacctcgtcgactaacacgtcggccatttatgggggtcaaaattttgactcccataaatggccgaccgtgttagttcgcacagtagaaggaaaaccacgcaatttcgaggcaaacttgtgtggctcattgtattctacttttaaaacatctttccaaccatatgcattatataaaaaacggttacaaacgcttttgttttgaccaactcgtccgatccaaggcaacgtgttcctttaaggacctcccgcacgagaacgggacttgattCAAGGCTAGGATGGTGGGTGCGTGGAAGTGCGTTGCGCGTTGTGCAAGATGTCTATTTTTGGAACAGTAACAATGAATGTTATTGTTCGCCGTAACAATGGTTTCCTTTGTTTGCTGGTTCTCGGTTGTTGCTAGAGCTACAGTGCGCTATGCGATCTGACGCAAAACTGTACAAAGTGCGAAATAAAAAGTGCGAAATCACATTCTCACCGTACAGCAATCATGGATGAAATTTAGTGTGCAGACAACAATACTCAACCATCAACTATGGCAACCACGAGGAAAATTGGGACCCATCTTAATTTTGTTCATAATGATGAAATATGGTAAGTAATCTTGAGGCACAGtaagggcctaatttcataaagctgctaagcacaaaaatttgcttagaatGAAAATTTGGTCGGAACGGTTGTAGTCATGGATCTAGAGGATTCAGATGAAGACAATTTATTTTCCCTtcccattggacactttcggaacagaattttttgtcacagatttacaaataacttacagggtttacagaaggtaatggtgaaagacttctcttgaaatattattccatgaaatgctttactttttgagaaaacaatacaaattctcgatatcgagattttcggatttattttaaacacgtcatgacacggcgaaacgtgcggaaacaagggtgggttttcccgttattttctcccgactccgatgactgattgagcctaaatgttcacaggtttgttattttatacataagttgtgatacacgaggtGTGGGCCTtcggaaaatactgtttaccgaaagtgtccaatggctttaatgtatcCATCTACAGTGGCATAATGCATTTAATTGAAAagccaatttttaaaagtttcttGACGCACCGATGTGCTATTATTTCTTTGGTGGAGGACCCTTTCCAGAAAAAAGTCAGTAATTTATTGCTTAatctgtgcttaaaggcagtggatactattggtaatcactcaaaatatttattagcataaaacctttcttggtgacaagtaatggggagaggttgatggtataaaacattgtgagaaacggctccctctgaagtgccatagttttcgagaaagaagaaattttccacgaatttgatttcgaggcctcaggtttagaacttgaggtctcgaaatcaaccatctaaacgcacacaacttcgtgtgacaagggtgtttttttctttcattattatctcccaagttcgatgaccgattgagcttaaattttcacaggtttgttattttatgcatatgttgagatacaccaactgtgaaggctagtctttgacaattaccaatagtgtccactgcctttaattaccaATAACGAAAAGGGTATCGGAACACCCATTTTCCTGAAACTAGGATCGGAAATAATTACACACTCCACGATTAAACAGAACACAGGCATCATTTGCTTTATTTTCCCCgaatttattattgttatcgcTAAAACTCCATCAACAATCTCACTTCAAAAGGAAAGATCACGTTCGTCACGAGCTTCAGTCGCTCCGTAAATGGCCGGAGCAATGGGGTCTCATGACCCGTGAATACACCCGTCTGAACCGTCGAATGATCGGCGAGCGTCTCACACCAGAAGCCGGTGACTCCCTCTATCCTACCCGGTGTCCATCCGTCGGTAGCGACCGATCCACAGAATCCTCTTCGCAAAGATCAACACCGGGTTTTTCATCAACTCGCCTACCGTCGATTTTGGGCAGTAGCCCCATGTCCTGCTCGCCTGTGCACCCGTACCACGACTCACACCACCGGGCTAGACTCCCTACTATCAGCAATGGGTCTCCCGAAGGTGTACCTGAAAGGGTGCCACGCCCCTTCCCGGCGTTTCCCAAGACAACATCAGCTGAAATAGGGTGGCAATCTGCTATACCTGAGAATAAATTAGAAGTTTATGGGAGGTACGCCCCGAACGCAAGAGGGCAGCACGGGATACTTAAGTTGCTGGACTGGCCTCGGCAAAGTATTATGTAATCAATTTCAACATTCTGTATACTTTCACCCTCGGAAGAATGAAcaactttgggtgcgttcgattagctttcccgggtcgaccccagtgtgtggcattttctttttccaggacgaacgtgtgcagataattacccacgttcgtcctggaaaaaaaaaatgccacacaccggggtcgacccagggaagctaaacgaacgcaccctttgtgTTTGATGGTTttggaaaaaatacatgtagcttTTACGGTTCGCTATATGGGATGGTGCATTTATATTTCtagatgagtaaaacaacaaTGGTCAGTATTTCCCAATGTATTAATTTCAGAAATGATCAATGAAAATTTTACCAATGCAGAATATAatgtttgcatattttttaaTAGTTGCTTTCTTTTACACATTCTGTTCGGAATATTTATTTTCTACATAACCAAAAACAGTTTGTCATGCTGACCAAGCTTGATGCTGACAGCCTTTTTAGTTTGACATTATTCACCATCAATTAATTAGGAAAaggcttttaatattttattagaatttttgtttgcattgattatttgattgatttatgTAGTGTTGTGTGATATGCAACTCCTTACTCTCCAATCAATTAACTCACCAAAAAGCTGTGCTACAGGTACATTGTGTGCAGCCTTTATTACTacaatttaataaaacaaataatttgtatgCAAAGTGCTTTAGTTTCTGTGTAgagttttaaagttttatgATGATTTCATGAAGTTTATTTTATACTATAAAATGATGTAatgcaatttaaaggcagtggacactattggtagttactcaaaataattattggcataaaacctttcttgtgacaagtaatagggagaggttgacggtataaaacattgtgagaaacggcaccctctgaaatgccatagtttccgagaaagaagtaattttccacgaatttgatttcgagacctcagatttagaacttgaggtctcgaaatcaactatctaaacgcacacaccttcgtgtgacaagggtgttttttttctttcattcatatctcgcaagtttgatgaccgattgagctcaaattttcacaggtttgttattttatgtatatgttgagatacaccaactctgaaggctagtctttgacaattaccaatagtgtccactgcctttaagatataaaataataaaccagagGGGAAAATAATGCGTTGAACAAACAAGTTGACTCGATTTTGAACGATAATCTTATCCTGGAGCACCactaagcaactctatgaaattgagcccctgCTGCACAAAGTATTATCCACAATTTAATGAGTTAGTCTGAGGTTAATATTAGTACAATCCgaccttttaaagccattggacactttcggaacagaatttttttttttaagttcacagatttacaaataatttaaagggtttacagaaggcgatcgtgaaagacttctcttgaaatattataccatgaaatgttttcctttttgagaaaacattaaaacaacataaattctcgatatcgagatttacggatttattttaaacacatgtcatgacatggcgaaacttgcggaaacaaggatgggttttcccgttattttctcccgactccgatgactgattgagcctaaatttccacaggtttcatattttatatataagttgtgatacacgaagttcgggccttggacagtactgtttaccgaaagtgtccaatggcttcaatcATTCGTAGATTTAGTAATTAATTATCAGTTATTACATTATttatatacaattttaattttaatactgCTAAGACTTAAAAATTCTGAGCCCATTTAACCACAactctttttaaaattcaacaTATTGTACATAATCAGTCTTTGGACATAAAGGGAATTTACAACCCTTCTGATTTACATTCAACACTCTTTTAGGAAGCTCATTTTCATGTAGAACCATCTTTAGTTGGCACTTTGTTTTCATCAGAAATTGTTGGATTAAGTTATTTACCCCTGATATGACAAAATCTGGAAAAATCTTAAATTTATAAAGAGTTGTGCTTTCCCTTTGaaaatgtggggggggggaataatatAAAGCTGGCAGTTTAGGGAGCATTTCAAGAATGTATTCCGGCATGTTTACAACAACATGGTCGATCCGTTGGACTGCATGAATGTACCTTGGGAACAGTTAAATTGATACTGCGCATTATTCACTTGAATAAGGTTGTTCCTGAAGTTCGGCACAATGTCGTAGTCTAGAAGACTGGGTCACTGGATGGAATTCGGATGTATGCCAACAGGAATGTTTTTTCGCTCCTAGATATGTACCCACTCTTAAGATGCTCCCTTAGTCTAGTTCAAACCACAGATCAAGTTCTTGCCCGATTTCGTAAAAGCAGAAAACTCataaaagctgttaagcagaaaacattgcttggCAAAAAAAAGAGTAGGCCACCAGTAAACTTAATGGAATTTTGACTTGTAACTTGTTTTTgcttgctaagcaatattttgtctgtgcttagtaTGTTTTTGTGCATACAATCTTTATGAAATAAGGCCCTGGTGATTCCTCTGTGGTTTACAGATTCTAAGTATTTTTGTTGGATCCTTAATCCATTTGTATGAGCAAATTTCAAAGCACTGACCCCCG
Above is a genomic segment from Asterias amurensis chromosome 6, ASM3211899v1 containing:
- the LOC139939167 gene encoding uncharacterized protein is translated as MATTRKIGTHLNFVHNDEIWKDHVRHELQSLRKWPEQWGLMTREYTRLNRRMIGERLTPEAGDSLYPTRCPSVGSDRSTESSSQRSTPGFSSTRLPSILGSSPMSCSPVHPYHDSHHRARLPTISNGSPEGVPERVPRPFPAFPKTTSAEIGWQSAIPENKLEVYGRYAPNARGQHGILKLLDWPRQSIM